ACTTTCTTGATCAAAGACGCATTTCCCAGAATCGCTGTCATCGCCCCAGATGTTGCCTCGTTATAAAATGTAAACAAGATCTGTCCTGTCAAAATATACAGGGAGTAATTCTCAATATCAAATTTCATCAGATTTGAAAATACTACAGACAGAATCACCATCATCATCAACGGGTTTAGCAACGTCCATAACACTCCAAGCACTGACTTTCGATATTTAATCTTTACATCCCTTGCCACCAACTCATATAGCAGTGGCTGAAATTTTTTAAAATTATTAATATGTTCCAACATCTCTTTTCTCACCTGTTCACATGACTATTTTGTCAAGTCCTTGATTCCGCCCCACTTCTGATCTTTTTCAGAAATGATAAGCTCCATATCTTCCGGAATAGGCCATTCTACACCAATATCCGGGTCATTCCACGCAAGGCCACCCTCGTCATTTGGATGATAAAAATCCGTGCATTTATATGCAAACTCTGCAGAATCAGATAATACTACAAATCCATGCGCAAAATTTTTCGGAATAAAGAACTGTTTTTTATTTTCTGCAGAAAGGAGTACTCCAAACCATTTTCCATAAGTTTTTGATCCTTT
This window of the Mediterraneibacter butyricigenes genome carries:
- the rfbC gene encoding dTDP-4-dehydrorhamnose 3,5-epimerase; translation: MGQIKVTDCEIEGLKVIEPTVHGDERGYFMETYNYNDFKEAGIDVQFVQDNQSSSKKGVLRGLHFQINYPQDKLVRVVSGEVFDVAVDLRKGSKTYGKWFGVLLSAENKKQFFIPKNFAHGFVVLSDSAEFAYKCTDFYHPNDEGGLAWNDPDIGVEWPIPEDMELIISEKDQKWGGIKDLTK